GTTTCAGGGTCATAAGTACAACGCAATTCAATTACGTTGCCATTCTCATCTTTTATAACTTCATTACACTTAATAAAATAAGCATGTTTTAATCTAACTTCATTTCCCGGGAATAATCTAAAATATTTCTTAGGTGGATTTTCCATAAAATCTTCTTGTTCAATATATATTTCTCTAGAAAATGGTATAAGTCTTTTACCCATTTCTGGATTTTCAGGATTATTATCTGCCTCTAGCATTTCTACCTTATCTTCTGGATAATTTGTAATTACTACCTTCAACGGTCTTAATACAGCCATAGTTCTTGGTGCCTTTAACTTCAAGTCTTCTCTTATAAAATGCTCTAACATTCTATAATCTACTACACTATTACTTTTAGCTACACCAACTTCTCTTACAAAATTACGTATTGCTTCTGGTGTATATCCTCTTCTTCTTAATCCCGAAATAGTTGGCATACGTGGATCATCCCAGCCATCAACATATTTCTCATCAACTAGCTGCTTTAATTTTCTCTTACTCATAACTGTATTAGTTAAATTAAGTCTTGCAAATTCAATCTGCTTAGGCTGATTTTCCATTTCACATTCTCTAATAACCCACTCATATAATGGTCTATGATCTTCAAATTCTAAAGTACAAATTGAATGTGTAACTCCTTCTATTGCATCTTCAATAGGATGCGCAAAATCATACATAGGATATATACACCATTTATCACCTGTATTATGATGTTTAGCATGTGCTATACGATATATAACGGGATCTCTCATATTTAAGTTTGGTGAAGCCATGTCAATTTTTGCTCTTAAAACTTTTTCTCCTTCTTTAAATTCACCTTTTCTCATACGTTCAAACAAATCTAAATTTTCTTCTACAGATCTGTTTCTATAAGGACTTTCTTTTCCTGGCTCTGTTAATGTCCCACGATACTCTTTTATTTCTTCTGGTGATAAATCACAAACATAAGCCTTACCTTTTTTAATCAATAACACTGCACGTCTATACATTTCTTCGAAATAATCTGATGCAAAATACAATCCATCCCATTCATATCCTAACCATTTAACATCTTCTTTAATAGATTCAACATATTCAACATCTTCTTTCAATGGGTTAGTATCATCAAAGCGAAGATAAGTCTTACCATTAAATTCATCAGCTAAATCGAAATTTAAGCAAATTGATTTTGCATGACCAATATGTAGATACCCATTAGGCTCTGGTGGAAATCGAGTAACTATTTCTTTGCACTTACCTGATTCCAAATCTTTAATAATAATATTTTTTATAAAATTTGATGATGTATTTTTCTTATCCATTTTATCAAACCTTTCTCCTATTGTATTTTTCAAGAGAAATTAATATATGTATATAAATATACCATAAATTCCTTAAACTTTCTATTGGTTTTATTATAAACAATTAAATTAATGTTAGCTAACAGATATTAGCTATAAGTCTATTTATATCTAAGTACTTGGTACTAGGTTAAAAAATGTAAAATTAAAATCTAACACTAACAGCTTTCAGTTAACAACCAATAGACTAATAACTAACAACTATTAACCAACGACTAATATCCTAAATTTTTATTTACTATTATAACGTGAATTCTACCTTTTTGCATTTGCCTTTTTATCACTACATACTCATTACAAATCCTATCTGAGCTCATGCAATCCATACAGTATCCAACTTCAGCACAAGGAGTTTTTCTATTTAATCTTTTAGCATTAGCAGGTGCTGCCCATTGTCTATTTCTTTCTATTGCTTCATCTATATTTTTTACTATTTTATTTACACCAACAACTACTATCACCTTATCTGGCCCATATATCATTGCTGCTACTCTATTACCTCTACCATCTACATTGTAAAGCTCTCCTTCTTCTGTTATTGCATTACTACCAGTAAAATATACATCTGCTGAAAAACTTTTTCTATATAATTCTTTAATATCTTCGCTAGTCAAACCCTCTTTATATCTGTCAAGAAAATTATAATTTCCATTCCTTAAAAAATCTATAACTCCTACTTCAAACAAAGTCATTGAACCTCCAACAGTTACTGTATCCCCTTCTTTTATTAACTCTTTAATTTTTTCAATAGCTTCCCTTTCATTTTGCACAAAATAACCATGCATATTGTTTTTCTCTAAATTTTCAATAGTCCTTTTAACCTTTCTCTCAATAACAAAGGAAACATTTTTATCCATACTTTCAACCCCTTTTTATGTATTATTTTCTTAATATAATAATATTATATTTATGATAATCAATAAATAAAATAAATAAAATTAAAAACTCAGCTTATTTGGCTGAGTTTTCATTTTAAACATTAGGAACATTTATTCCATAAAATATTTCTGTCATTTCTTTATTCAATTTTTGAATAATATCTTCTCTCTCTTTTTGTGTTAAATCTTCTTCACTTATCTCAAACAAATAGTTTTCTAATTTCAGATCTTTTATTTTCATTTTAGTATGGAATATATTAGACTGATAAATATTCATATCTATTAGATTATATCTAGCTATTGTTTCCTTTGCTATAAAATTTTGAATTGAGTTAATATCATGATCAATAAAATATTTTCTGCCATTTACATCCCTAGTAAATCCTCTGACTCTGTAATCTATAGTTATAATATCAGAATCAAAGCTATCAATAAGATAATTTAAAGCTTTTAAAGGAGAAATTTGACCACAAGTAGAAACATCAATATCAACTCTAAATGTACTTATATTATTTTCTGGATGTGTTTCTGGATAAGTATGAACTGTTATATGACTCTTATCTAAATGTCCTACTATATTTTCTCTTATAGGAGTTAGTATTCCCCTATTACAAGATGGGTCTAGTACATATAGCGGTACTTCTTCTTCAGAAATCAATAATGTAACACTTGCACCTTGTGGGTCATAGTCCTGTTTCGCAATATTTAATACATTAGCTCCTATAATTTCTGTAACAGTCGTTAATATTTTAGTCAATCTTTCAGAATTATACTGTTCATCAATGT
This genomic interval from Caloranaerobacter ferrireducens contains the following:
- a CDS encoding glutamine--tRNA ligase/YqeY domain fusion protein, coding for MDKKNTSSNFIKNIIIKDLESGKCKEIVTRFPPEPNGYLHIGHAKSICLNFDLADEFNGKTYLRFDDTNPLKEDVEYVESIKEDVKWLGYEWDGLYFASDYFEEMYRRAVLLIKKGKAYVCDLSPEEIKEYRGTLTEPGKESPYRNRSVEENLDLFERMRKGEFKEGEKVLRAKIDMASPNLNMRDPVIYRIAHAKHHNTGDKWCIYPMYDFAHPIEDAIEGVTHSICTLEFEDHRPLYEWVIRECEMENQPKQIEFARLNLTNTVMSKRKLKQLVDEKYVDGWDDPRMPTISGLRRRGYTPEAIRNFVREVGVAKSNSVVDYRMLEHFIREDLKLKAPRTMAVLRPLKVVITNYPEDKVEMLEADNNPENPEMGKRLIPFSREIYIEQEDFMENPPKKYFRLFPGNEVRLKHAYFIKCNEVIKDENGNVIELRCTYDPETKSGTGFTGRKVKGTIHWVDAKHALKAEFRLYDYLILDDDQDEGKSFLDKVNPNSLEILQGFVEPNMKDVKPYDKFQFFRHGYFSVDPKYTTKDRLVFNRIVSLKSSFKLK
- a CDS encoding lactate utilization protein encodes the protein MDKNVSFVIERKVKRTIENLEKNNMHGYFVQNEREAIEKIKELIKEGDTVTVGGSMTLFEVGVIDFLRNGNYNFLDRYKEGLTSEDIKELYRKSFSADVYFTGSNAITEEGELYNVDGRGNRVAAMIYGPDKVIVVVGVNKIVKNIDEAIERNRQWAAPANAKRLNRKTPCAEVGYCMDCMSSDRICNEYVVIKRQMQKGRIHVIIVNKNLGY
- the speD gene encoding adenosylmethionine decarboxylase; its protein translation is MKTNENKLKLYGFNNLTKSLSFNIYDICYTKTEEDRKKYIEYIDEQYNSERLTKILTTVTEIIGANVLNIAKQDYDPQGASVTLLISEEEVPLYVLDPSCNRGILTPIRENIVGHLDKSHITVHTYPETHPENNISTFRVDIDVSTCGQISPLKALNYLIDSFDSDIITIDYRVRGFTRDVNGRKYFIDHDINSIQNFIAKETIARYNLIDMNIYQSNIFHTKMKIKDLKLENYLFEISEEDLTQKEREDIIQKLNKEMTEIFYGINVPNV